Proteins encoded by one window of Lutibacter sp. A64:
- a CDS encoding sugar-binding domain-containing protein, with protein sequence MKRKVPMFLKLKFLVVIFVFIAIKNYSQRIETNFNNNWNFILEDNPSFSKENFNDAAWKSLNVPHDWSFEKGVRKGGDQGQGGGYHDGGIGWYRKSFNVENKSLSNITYINFDGVYMNSEVWVNGNYLAKRPYGYISFRYDISKYLKEGENTIAVRVDNSLEPSARWYHPCGIYAAVTLIEVNPTHIKPNGIFVTTPKIESDKALVFIETEFEGDSNNLKYAVQLYSASGDLLTSAHKKIKLSKEKVGLIVDAPSLWSPDTPELYTAITQILDGKKVVDELKTTFGFKTVKWETKTGFWLNGENVKLKGVCEHWEGGPVGGAWTKPMLRWKLQSLKDMGINAIRPSHNPTPPMFYDICDEIGLLVMDEIFDGWHKKAPQDYGKQAFDAWWQRDVTEWITRDRNHASIFVWSLGNETHSPIGPELVKFGKSLDPTRLFTSGAGNPEDMDITGVNGGSETQSFIEGRTFDKPFISTEAPHTWQTRGYYRTQTWWRDNELPGTYPLPNLTEKEIFFYEGINPKNWRNRKQSFNSSYDNATVRVSARKYWEVMRDNPWHSGYFRWTGFDYYGEAGLVHGGLPFNLFMGGALDVAGFKKDLFYFYQSQWTTAPMVHMLPSWTHPRMKKGTVIPVWVYSNADEVELFLNGKSLGRDKPGTVWNEMQCEWMVPYEEGTIEAIAYIDGKEVKRTSFSTSKQPSKLKTSIQKLEAEDSFTTSYIITSEGLDEENNLYPYGENKVYYNIQGDVKTISMENGNPIDPTSRTKSDFRALFFGKTRLFLRELPNAKNASIITAAILGDKALYTSSKITIDVQQIEVLGKSEVADLEVLYTTNGDNPETNGRIYKGAFEISDNTTVKAIIKQHGKVVLTMSETFGKNEGLFWGDEHSKDMWIGRGVNISAEDGILEGDATVSKDAHRYKGSGFVRFDGKEGAITFYQENDGEEGDYSIRFRYMHNNEEELHTMKLYLNDEFVRTLEFKSTGGWEKEWKFMPAILRLKAGANNIRIETTGKSGPFIDELFID encoded by the coding sequence ATGAAAAGAAAAGTACCAATGTTTTTAAAACTTAAGTTTTTAGTAGTAATTTTTGTATTTATTGCCATAAAAAATTATTCGCAACGAATTGAAACAAATTTTAATAACAATTGGAACTTCATTTTAGAAGATAATCCTTCATTTTCAAAAGAAAATTTTAATGATGCTGCTTGGAAAAGCTTAAACGTTCCTCACGATTGGTCTTTTGAAAAAGGCGTTCGTAAAGGTGGCGATCAGGGTCAAGGTGGTGGATACCACGATGGAGGTATTGGTTGGTATCGTAAATCTTTTAATGTTGAAAATAAAAGTTTATCAAACATAACATATATCAATTTTGATGGCGTGTATATGAATAGCGAAGTTTGGGTTAATGGAAATTATTTAGCCAAAAGGCCGTATGGGTATATTAGTTTTAGATATGATATTTCAAAATATTTAAAAGAGGGTGAAAATACAATTGCAGTTAGAGTAGATAATAGCTTAGAACCTTCAGCTCGTTGGTATCATCCTTGTGGAATTTATGCAGCCGTAACGTTAATAGAGGTAAATCCAACTCATATCAAACCAAATGGCATATTTGTAACCACCCCAAAAATTGAGAGTGATAAAGCGTTAGTGTTTATTGAAACTGAATTTGAAGGGGATTCAAACAATTTAAAGTATGCTGTTCAACTCTATTCTGCTTCTGGCGATTTGTTAACATCGGCACATAAAAAAATTAAATTATCTAAGGAGAAGGTTGGTTTGATAGTTGATGCGCCAAGTTTATGGAGTCCTGATACACCAGAGTTATATACTGCAATTACACAGATTTTAGATGGAAAAAAAGTTGTAGATGAGTTAAAAACCACTTTTGGATTTAAAACGGTAAAATGGGAAACCAAAACAGGGTTTTGGTTAAATGGAGAAAACGTAAAACTAAAAGGAGTTTGTGAACATTGGGAAGGAGGCCCTGTAGGAGGCGCTTGGACAAAACCAATGTTACGTTGGAAATTACAGTCCTTAAAAGATATGGGTATCAATGCCATTCGCCCATCACACAATCCAACACCACCAATGTTTTATGATATTTGTGACGAGATAGGTTTATTGGTGATGGATGAAATTTTCGATGGTTGGCACAAAAAAGCACCACAAGATTACGGTAAACAAGCATTTGATGCGTGGTGGCAGCGAGATGTTACAGAGTGGATTACCAGAGATAGAAATCATGCAAGTATTTTTGTATGGAGTTTAGGAAATGAAACACATAGTCCAATTGGACCAGAGTTGGTTAAATTTGGAAAAAGTTTAGACCCAACACGATTATTTACTTCAGGTGCAGGTAACCCTGAAGATATGGATATAACAGGTGTAAACGGAGGTTCTGAAACGCAATCATTTATAGAAGGTAGAACATTTGATAAACCGTTTATTTCTACTGAAGCACCACATACGTGGCAAACACGTGGTTATTATAGAACGCAAACTTGGTGGAGAGATAATGAATTACCAGGAACCTACCCATTACCAAATTTAACCGAAAAAGAAATTTTCTTTTACGAAGGCATCAATCCTAAAAATTGGAGAAATAGAAAACAGAGTTTCAATTCTTCTTATGACAATGCAACAGTAAGGGTTTCAGCAAGAAAATATTGGGAAGTTATGCGTGACAATCCTTGGCATAGTGGTTATTTCCGTTGGACAGGTTTTGATTACTATGGTGAAGCCGGTTTAGTACACGGAGGTTTGCCTTTCAACTTATTTATGGGAGGAGCGTTGGATGTTGCAGGATTTAAAAAAGATTTGTTTTATTTCTACCAAAGTCAGTGGACAACAGCACCAATGGTTCATATGTTGCCAAGTTGGACACATCCAAGAATGAAAAAAGGAACTGTGATTCCGGTTTGGGTATATTCCAATGCAGATGAAGTAGAATTATTTTTAAACGGAAAATCTTTAGGGAGGGACAAACCAGGAACGGTTTGGAATGAAATGCAATGTGAGTGGATGGTACCTTATGAAGAAGGAACGATAGAAGCTATTGCTTATATAGATGGTAAAGAAGTAAAAAGAACTTCTTTTAGTACAAGTAAACAGCCTTCAAAATTAAAAACAAGTATCCAGAAATTAGAAGCGGAAGACAGTTTTACCACAAGTTATATCATTACTTCAGAAGGATTAGACGAAGAAAATAACTTGTATCCGTACGGTGAAAACAAAGTCTATTATAATATTCAGGGTGATGTAAAGACCATTTCTATGGAAAACGGAAATCCGATTGATCCTACAAGTAGAACTAAATCAGACTTTAGAGCTTTGTTTTTTGGGAAAACAAGATTGTTTTTACGAGAATTACCAAACGCTAAAAATGCCTCTATAATAACGGCTGCTATTTTGGGAGATAAAGCATTATACACATCAAGTAAAATTACTATTGATGTGCAACAAATTGAAGTTCTAGGGAAGTCTGAAGTTGCCGATTTAGAGGTTTTATATACCACCAATGGTGACAACCCCGAAACCAATGGAAGGATTTACAAAGGTGCCTTTGAAATTTCAGATAATACAACCGTAAAAGCTATCATTAAACAACACGGAAAAGTGGTTTTAACAATGAGTGAAACATTTGGTAAAAACGAAGGACTTTTTTGGGGAGATGAACACTCTAAAGACATGTGGATTGGTAGAGGTGTTAATATTTCTGCGGAAGATGGAATTTTAGAAGGTGACGCTACAGTAAGTAAAGATGCTCATCGTTATAAAGGAAGTGGTTTTGTTCGATTTGATGGTAAAGAAGGAGCAATTACATTCTATCAAGAAAACGATGGAGAAGAAGGGGACTACAGTATACGATTTAGGTATATGCACAATAATGAAGAAGAATTGCATACCATGAAATTATATTTAAATGATGAATTTGTAAGAACGTTAGAATTTAAGTCAACTGGTGGTTGGGAAAAGGAATGGAAATTTATGCCTGCTATTTTAAGACTTAAAGCAGGTGCAAATAATATTAGAATTGAAACAACTGGTAAAAGTGGACCCTTTATAGATGAATTGTTTATTGATTAA